The sequence TTGCGCCAACACAAAAAACAAGTGTAGCAGTTATAAAACCTTCAACAAAACGGGGAGAGTTAGGTGAGATTTTCTGTTTTATTTTTTCAACAGACTTATTTAGTCTCTCATAAAGGCGTAATAATTCACCAGTAATACTTCCAAAAATTAGTGAGATGAAAACTTCAATGAATTTTGTTGTTTTTATAATCATTGTTATTCCTATAAGAAGAGTAAAAAGCCCAATAGATTGGATAATAATATCTCTAACTTTTGAGGGTAATCGATTTCCAATTATTAGTCCAAGAGCACTTCCAACTAATACAGTGAAAACATTTACAATGGTTCCAATCATGGTGCACCTTCCCTTTTTTTGATAATTATACGAAAAGCTATGGGTAAACAAAATCTTATACCCGAGGGGTTACCGTTTACTCTTTTTTTGTGTTTCTGGAAGACTTGAGGGTGTCCTCTTTGTGTTGTTCTTACGAGGCTTAACTCCTCAAATGTGAGGTCATTTGCTACCTCTCAGGATGACTGTTGGTGGTCATTGTAACGAGGTGTCTCTATGGTTTCATTCTGCAATATTCTCCTTGCGTAAGCAAGTGCGAAGCTCCCCTTCGGTCATTCTGACGAGGTGTCTTTTGCCAAGGAAAAATATCTTCGTTCATCCTATGTTGTCATTCTGAGGGCGTAAGAAGTGAAGAATCTCCTCCGTTTATGGTTTTTCATTACTTGGGGGGAGCCTTAAGGGGACCATTTTCACCCCATCAAATATAGGATCCTTCGCTTAAGTTTACACTGAGCGAAGCGAACGTGCTCAGGATGACAAAGAAAAAAATACCCAGGATCACAAAAAGGAACGGGGAGCCTTGAGGGAGCTACCAAGTAGGTTATTGCGATAATTCTTTTTCTATTACTTCTTTAAGAACTTTATTGTCAACAGCACCTTTAAAATGTTCAATGCAAGCCTTCATTACTTTTCCAAAATCACTTTTTCCTTTTGCGTTAAGGTCTTTAATGATTCTTTTTACTTCTTCTTTTAATTCCTCTTCACTTGGTGCTTTAGGAAAATAACTTTTCAATATTTCAAGTTCTTCTATTTCTTTCTTTAAAAGATCTTCTCTTGAAGCCTGTTTATACATTTCAATAGCTTCCTCTCTTTTTTTAATCTCCTTTCTAATAATTTCAAGTAAATCAACTTCTGTTAAATTTTTACTTAGTGCTTTAAGTTCAATCTCTTTGTATTTTATTTGCGATTTTAACATATTTAATACATCTGCCTTTAATCGGTCTTTTTCTTTTAATGCTAAAATGTAATCTTTTTCTAATTTTTCTAATAGTTCCATTTACGCCTCCTTAAAATATTTTATATTTAATTTTTTGTTTGCAAAAATCAATACATATTGTATAATTTATTGTAATGGTAAATTGTATTTTTTCTAAAAATAGCATTTTTAGTTGTCTATGGAGTGTATTTATTTCCGTAATGTTTATTATTATAGTAATTGGAAAAAATTATTCTAATAAAGGCGCTATCAAGCGCCTTATATTTTTTGGAGGGCATAATGAAAATCCTTGTAATTAATCCGGGATCAACTTCAACCAAAATTGCAATTTTTGAAGACGAGAAGGAACTCTTGTCAAAAACAATTAGGCATTCCTCAGATGAGCTTAAGAATTTTAAGTCAATTATCTCGCAGTATGATTTTAGGGTAAGGATCATCGAAGAAGAACTAAATAAACTAAATTTTAAACTTGAAGATTTTAATGCATTTGTCGGAAGAGGAGGCTTATTGCATCCGATTGCATCTGGCACGTATAGAGTAAACGAAGGTATGCTGCAAGACCTTTTGGAAGCTCGTTACGGTGAGCATGCTTCAAACCTTGGTGCAATTATTGCCTTTAACCTTGCGAAAAAAGTAGATAAACCTGCTTACATTGTTGATCCTGTTGTTGTCGATGAAATGGAACCTTTAGCAAAATACTCGGGCTTAAAAGGAATTGAAAGAAAATCTATATGGCACGCCTTAAATCAAAAGGCTGTTGCAAGAAGAGCTGCAAAAGATTTAGGTAAGACTTACCAAGATGTAAACCTTGTAGTAGTGCATTTAGGTGGGGGTATTTCTATCGCAGCACATAAAAAGGGTAGAACT is a genomic window of Caldisericaceae bacterium containing:
- a CDS encoding GatB/YqeY domain-containing protein, translating into MELLEKLEKDYILALKEKDRLKADVLNMLKSQIKYKEIELKALSKNLTEVDLLEIIRKEIKKREEAIEMYKQASREDLLKKEIEELEILKSYFPKAPSEEELKEEVKRIIKDLNAKGKSDFGKVMKACIEHFKGAVDNKVLKEVIEKELSQ
- the buk gene encoding butyrate kinase, with amino-acid sequence MKILVINPGSTSTKIAIFEDEKELLSKTIRHSSDELKNFKSIISQYDFRVRIIEEELNKLNFKLEDFNAFVGRGGLLHPIASGTYRVNEGMLQDLLEARYGEHASNLGAIIAFNLAKKVDKPAYIVDPVVVDEMEPLAKYSGLKGIERKSIWHALNQKAVARRAAKDLGKTYQDVNLVVVHLGGGISIAAHKKGRTVDVNNALNGDGPFAPERAGGLPTVSLVDLCLSGKYTYEEMKKLLAGKGGLVSHLGTNSALEVEKRINDGDSYAKLVYEAMAYQVAKTIGEMATVLEGKVDAIVLTGGLANSEMLVNWIKERVSFISQVLIYPGEDEMTALLEGALRVLRGEEKEKTYERI